The Methanobacterium sp. BAmetb5 genome includes a region encoding these proteins:
- a CDS encoding cofactor-independent phosphoglycerate mutase, producing the protein MKYVVVIGDGMVDEPLEELDGKTPLQKAKTPNMDFLAKNGTCGMLQTVPPGMEPGSDVANLSIMGYDPKKYYTGRGPLEAASIGAKMKKDDIAFRCNFITCENGLLADFNAGHISTIEAAQLIESLNQRLYSYGKFYLGTSYRHLFIYNDKTASQLKSTPPHDVVGEPIQEHLLKVGEDADKSVENREVLNNLAQKLNELMYKSFDVLGKHPTNQKRIEDGKKPGNMIWLWGQGPQPQLPLFKEKYNLKGATITGVDLIKGIGTYLGLTNIHVPGATGFYDTDYCGKAKYALEALEEHDLIFIHVEAPDEAGHAGDIYEKIKAIERIDQRILGKLIKGLPSMDDYALAVLPDHPTPINIRTHTSNPIPYAMYTPGCRADATEKYDEPSILKSFNESSKNIMEGYKFLNLFLNLPKSSENTKNE; encoded by the coding sequence ATGAAATACGTTGTGGTTATTGGGGATGGAATGGTAGATGAACCATTAGAGGAATTGGATGGTAAAACACCATTACAAAAAGCTAAAACCCCTAACATGGATTTTTTAGCTAAAAATGGGACCTGTGGCATGCTGCAAACTGTCCCCCCAGGAATGGAACCGGGGTCTGATGTGGCCAACCTGTCCATTATGGGTTATGATCCCAAAAAGTACTACACTGGCCGTGGCCCCCTGGAAGCAGCCAGTATAGGAGCTAAAATGAAAAAAGATGACATAGCATTCCGTTGCAATTTCATCACCTGTGAAAATGGGCTTTTAGCTGACTTCAATGCCGGGCACATCAGCACCATCGAGGCTGCCCAGCTCATTGAGAGCTTAAATCAAAGGTTATATAGCTACGGAAAATTTTACCTGGGAACTAGCTACCGGCATTTATTTATTTACAATGATAAAACTGCATCTCAACTTAAATCAACACCACCCCATGATGTGGTGGGGGAACCCATTCAGGAACATCTTCTAAAAGTTGGTGAAGATGCAGATAAATCTGTGGAAAATAGAGAGGTTCTAAACAATTTAGCACAGAAATTGAATGAATTGATGTATAAGTCCTTCGATGTGCTGGGAAAGCATCCCACCAACCAAAAAAGGATCGAAGATGGGAAAAAACCAGGCAACATGATCTGGTTATGGGGACAGGGCCCCCAACCCCAGTTACCATTATTTAAAGAAAAATATAACCTTAAGGGCGCCACCATCACGGGTGTGGATCTTATTAAAGGAATTGGAACTTATCTGGGGCTGACCAATATCCATGTTCCCGGGGCTACCGGGTTTTATGATACTGATTACTGTGGTAAGGCTAAATATGCACTGGAAGCTCTGGAAGAACATGACCTGATATTTATCCATGTAGAAGCTCCGGATGAAGCAGGCCATGCTGGTGATATTTATGAAAAAATAAAAGCCATAGAACGCATTGACCAACGCATACTGGGAAAATTGATAAAAGGACTCCCATCCATGGATGATTATGCTCTGGCTGTCCTACCCGACCATCCCACACCCATAAATATCCGAACACACACCTCTAATCCAATTCCCTATGCCATGTACACTCCTGGTTGCCGGGCCGATGCCACTGAAAAGTACGACGAACCATCAATCTTAAAATCATTTAATGAAAGTTCTAAAAATATCATGGAAGGGTATAAATTCCTGAATTTATTCCTGAACCTTCCAAAATCCAGTGAAAATACAAAAAATGAATAG
- a CDS encoding Mur ligase family protein, with product MGLGISYSRFRYYLAVFAGNVASFVLQRILKSSASAMPGKVAMTIYPDILKLLDERCQNKIIITGTNGKTTTNNLLNHILREEYTRVLSNLRGANMPQGLVSAFLHDRRKEYDWGIFEVDEGSFKRVTQHLKPDYVLVTNFFRDQLDRYGEIEKAFQDILEALEPLDTTLILNADDPLVSNFRKLHKRNIYYGVAHNQQSTTQQKIVESRFCPACSSYLDYDYYNYGQLGGYHCPDCGFSNPEYDYQITGIDYQDHQYHYQFMDKDEKIKDIKFPYEGIYNAYNCCAALTTALEVGLPLDRVSHSIEHFEYHLGRMENFQFPEKITKIALVKNPIGLSETINSVSLDERTKSMLFVLNDNPADGKDVSWIWDAEVEKMGNVKNIKKIYCSGRRAEDIALRLKYAGVPVELVEVDDAMDQAIGKVLNEDVEIVYLLPTYTAVFQARELVLARLEGSSKKMSMIREYLKNLKLPGR from the coding sequence GTGGGATTAGGTATAAGTTACTCCAGATTTCGATATTATCTAGCAGTTTTCGCCGGCAATGTAGCCTCGTTCGTTCTTCAAAGGATCCTTAAAAGCAGTGCCAGTGCCATGCCGGGTAAGGTAGCCATGACTATCTACCCTGATATCCTGAAACTGTTGGATGAACGCTGCCAGAACAAGATCATCATCACCGGTACCAACGGTAAGACCACCACCAACAACCTCCTCAACCATATTTTAAGGGAGGAATACACCCGGGTTCTTTCCAATTTACGGGGAGCTAACATGCCCCAGGGACTGGTTAGTGCCTTTTTACATGACCGAAGGAAGGAATACGATTGGGGAATCTTCGAAGTGGATGAAGGTTCGTTTAAAAGAGTTACCCAACACTTGAAACCAGATTACGTCCTGGTAACCAATTTCTTCCGGGACCAGTTGGACCGATACGGTGAGATTGAAAAGGCATTTCAGGACATACTGGAAGCCTTGGAACCATTGGATACAACGTTAATACTTAACGCTGATGATCCTCTGGTTTCCAATTTCCGAAAACTCCATAAAAGGAACATCTACTATGGGGTGGCCCACAACCAGCAAAGTACCACCCAACAGAAAATTGTGGAATCCCGATTCTGCCCGGCATGTAGCAGCTACCTGGACTATGATTATTATAATTATGGACAACTGGGCGGATACCATTGCCCAGATTGTGGTTTTTCCAATCCGGAGTATGACTATCAGATAACCGGGATTGATTACCAGGACCACCAGTACCATTACCAGTTTATGGACAAAGATGAAAAGATAAAAGACATAAAATTCCCGTATGAGGGAATTTACAATGCTTATAACTGTTGTGCAGCACTGACCACTGCTCTGGAGGTGGGCTTACCCCTGGACCGGGTTTCCCATTCCATTGAACACTTTGAGTACCATCTGGGCAGGATGGAGAATTTCCAGTTCCCGGAGAAAATCACAAAAATTGCCCTAGTTAAGAACCCCATTGGACTCAGTGAAACCATAAACAGCGTGTCACTGGATGAACGGACAAAATCAATGCTATTTGTACTCAATGACAACCCCGCGGATGGGAAGGATGTATCCTGGATATGGGATGCTGAAGTGGAAAAGATGGGTAATGTGAAAAATATCAAAAAAATTTACTGTTCTGGCCGCCGGGCCGAAGATATTGCCCTGCGACTTAAATACGCCGGAGTCCCTGTGGAACTGGTGGAAGTGGATGATGCCATGGACCAGGCCATAGGGAAAGTGTTGAATGAAGATGTGGAAATCGTTTACTTGTTACCCACTTACACTGCCGTGTTTCAGGCCCGTGAACTGGTACTGGCACGCCTGGAAGGTTCCAGTAAGAAGATGTCCATGATCCGCGAATACCTGAAGAATTTGAAGTTACCTGGCCGATAA
- a CDS encoding type 1 glutamine amidotransferase, which translates to MELKIYHMYPDLLNLYGDLGNVTCLTQRCQWRGIKVEVVGFGMNQEVPLEDGDLFFIGGGSDRGQNIVYSHLLKYTDVMSDLIENGAPVLAICGGYQLLGEKYIDAEGNDVPGLGIFDYHTRSEGGRLIGNIIIKNNLGLTPETLVGFENHGGRTYHDHQSLGRVVVGYGNNGQDQEEGMVYNNCIGTYLHGPLLPKNPHLADHLILKALERKYNLKELTALDDSREYLAHEKTLHLYSP; encoded by the coding sequence ATGGAATTGAAGATATATCATATGTATCCGGATCTCTTGAATCTCTACGGTGATCTGGGTAATGTAACCTGTCTGACCCAGCGATGCCAGTGGAGGGGCATCAAGGTGGAAGTGGTGGGTTTTGGCATGAACCAGGAGGTGCCACTGGAAGACGGTGACCTCTTTTTCATTGGAGGAGGCTCAGATCGGGGGCAAAATATTGTTTACTCTCACCTCCTAAAGTACACCGATGTAATGAGTGATTTAATTGAAAATGGAGCCCCTGTACTGGCCATATGTGGGGGATATCAGCTTCTGGGTGAGAAGTACATTGATGCCGAGGGAAATGATGTTCCTGGTTTGGGGATATTTGATTACCATACCCGTAGTGAAGGAGGAAGACTCATTGGGAACATAATTATAAAAAACAATTTAGGTCTTACTCCCGAGACACTGGTGGGCTTTGAAAACCACGGGGGCCGTACCTATCATGATCACCAGTCACTGGGAAGGGTGGTGGTGGGTTATGGTAACAATGGTCAGGACCAGGAGGAGGGCATGGTTTATAACAACTGCATTGGAACCTATCTCCACGGCCCGTTATTGCCTAAAAATCCCCATCTGGCAGATCACCTTATTTTAAAAGCTCTGGAGAGGAAATACAATTTAAAAGAGTTAACAGCACTGGATGATAGTAGGGAATATCTAGCCCATGAGAAAACACTGCATTTATATTCCCCCTGA
- the pyrG gene encoding glutamine hydrolyzing CTP synthase, producing the protein MVFLSKYIVVTGGVVSSIGKGITAASIGRILRSYGVDVTAIKIDPYLNWDSGTLNPYQHGEVFVTEDGMETDLDLGHYERFLDVNLSGESNITTGKVYSSVINHERKGDYLGSCVQIIPHITNKIKDMVRKIADQSNAEVILVEVGGTVGDIESQPFLEALRQLRNEEGHDNVMFVHVTYVPYLRAAGEFKTKPTQHSTKELRSTGIIPDMIICRSELSIDQPLKNKIAHFCDVEREAVINTPDVGSIYEVPLIINKEKVGEYIINRIKIDAGEQDLTEWEHVVESLKQDAYQVSVGIIGKYVELEDAYMSIRESLKHAAANLGVKVNIEWIQAENDIDEDKLSHLDSILIPGGFGERGINGKLEAVRYSLENNVPLFGICLGMQCMVIEFARLNGFEGAHSTEFDQETPYPVIDLMEEQKKIKNMGGTMRLGSYPCKLKENTMAQEAYQQEEVSERHRHRFELNNDYRDVLKEKGLIISGTSPDDFLVEMIELADHPWFLGCQFHPEFKSRPNSAHPIFVSFLKAALENHKQKSGN; encoded by the coding sequence ATGGTTTTTCTGTCTAAATACATAGTAGTTACTGGTGGTGTAGTAAGTTCAATTGGAAAAGGAATAACAGCGGCTTCTATTGGTAGAATTTTAAGATCATACGGTGTGGATGTAACTGCTATCAAGATTGACCCCTATCTTAACTGGGATTCCGGTACCTTAAACCCCTATCAGCATGGTGAGGTTTTCGTAACTGAGGATGGTATGGAAACTGACCTGGACCTGGGGCATTACGAACGTTTTCTAGATGTGAATCTCTCCGGTGAATCCAACATTACCACCGGGAAAGTTTATTCTTCGGTTATTAACCACGAACGAAAAGGAGATTACCTGGGCTCCTGTGTGCAGATCATCCCCCACATAACCAACAAAATAAAGGATATGGTGCGAAAAATAGCCGACCAGAGCAATGCAGAAGTGATTCTGGTAGAAGTAGGAGGAACAGTAGGGGACATTGAAAGCCAACCCTTCCTGGAGGCCCTGAGACAGCTCCGAAACGAAGAAGGGCATGACAATGTGATGTTCGTCCATGTGACCTACGTACCTTACTTGCGGGCTGCTGGTGAGTTTAAAACCAAACCTACTCAGCACAGCACCAAAGAACTCCGGAGCACCGGTATAATTCCAGACATGATCATATGCCGGTCCGAATTATCAATTGATCAACCACTTAAAAACAAGATAGCCCACTTCTGTGACGTGGAAAGGGAAGCAGTGATTAACACCCCTGATGTGGGGTCCATCTACGAAGTTCCCCTCATAATAAATAAGGAAAAGGTGGGGGAATACATCATTAACCGGATAAAGATAGATGCGGGAGAACAGGACCTGACAGAATGGGAACATGTAGTTGAATCCCTCAAACAGGATGCCTACCAAGTCAGTGTGGGAATTATTGGTAAGTACGTGGAGCTAGAAGATGCCTACATGAGCATTCGGGAATCATTAAAACATGCTGCTGCCAATCTGGGAGTAAAGGTAAACATTGAATGGATACAGGCTGAAAATGACATTGATGAAGATAAATTAAGCCACCTTGACTCTATTTTAATACCTGGCGGATTTGGTGAAAGGGGAATAAACGGGAAACTGGAAGCTGTGCGCTACTCCCTGGAGAACAATGTTCCCCTCTTTGGTATATGTCTGGGTATGCAATGCATGGTCATTGAATTCGCCCGTCTTAATGGATTTGAAGGAGCCCACAGTACTGAATTTGACCAGGAGACTCCATATCCCGTGATCGACCTAATGGAAGAGCAGAAGAAGATCAAAAACATGGGGGGAACCATGCGACTGGGATCCTATCCCTGCAAATTAAAGGAGAATACCATGGCTCAGGAAGCCTACCAGCAGGAGGAAGTCAGTGAACGACACCGCCATCGTTTTGAATTAAACAACGACTACCGGGATGTTTTAAAGGAAAAAGGATTGATTATTTCCGGAACATCTCCCGATGATTTCCTGGTGGAAATGATTGAACTGGCGGATCACCCCTGGTTTTTAGGTTGTCAGTTCCACCCTGAATTCAAATCCAGGCCCAACAGTGCCCACCCCATCTTTGTATCATTTTTAAAGGCGGCACTGGAAAACCATAAGCAGAAATCAGGAAATTAA
- a CDS encoding A24 family peptidase C-terminal domain-containing protein: MYIDIPLITAMVAIVACLYASYSDLKSGIIPNKLTFPLIAIGLVLNGIYAILMGEVWIIVVCAVVTGIIFALGYLLWKMGAWAGGDVKLFTALAALLPFNPLLISYQLFQVPFPVLGIYPFPLTVIINSILSILPFLLIYVIYIVAKDKRHLVGELTAPVKNYRKNIVLTLVITSAVNITLFITQQTHLQIILISLILIYLLSLLISKLPNQVKAVVVSLVTVAALFYNFQITIVSMAILFVSIIIIETVVKLLTSVSRKALQDDVPLDKLREGMIPAYNMYQQDDDEIFVDDKSFTQKVKESFKKRDPSIVTAPKGKRLVGTLAAGLTDDDINLLKQLKQENKIPNEFKIKKGVPFAPSILIGLIISLFIGDLVQIIQMILIWIL; the protein is encoded by the coding sequence ATGTACATTGATATCCCCCTGATCACTGCTATGGTGGCCATAGTGGCCTGCCTGTACGCCAGCTACTCTGATCTTAAAAGTGGAATCATACCCAATAAGTTGACTTTCCCCCTCATTGCTATTGGATTAGTTTTGAATGGGATTTATGCCATTTTAATGGGCGAAGTCTGGATCATTGTGGTCTGTGCCGTGGTTACCGGGATAATATTTGCACTGGGCTACCTGCTGTGGAAAATGGGTGCCTGGGCTGGAGGGGATGTTAAACTCTTCACTGCCCTGGCCGCACTTCTACCCTTCAATCCCTTACTGATATCCTATCAATTATTTCAGGTGCCATTCCCAGTTCTGGGAATTTATCCCTTTCCCTTAACCGTGATCATTAACAGTATCCTGTCTATTCTGCCTTTCCTATTGATCTATGTCATTTACATTGTAGCCAAAGATAAGCGACATCTGGTGGGTGAACTAACAGCTCCAGTTAAAAACTACCGTAAAAATATCGTATTGACCCTGGTAATAACCTCTGCTGTGAACATAACCCTGTTTATTACCCAACAGACACATTTACAGATTATACTGATATCCTTAATCTTGATCTACTTACTCTCCCTGCTCATATCCAAACTACCCAATCAGGTTAAGGCCGTGGTTGTATCCCTGGTCACGGTGGCTGCACTTTTCTATAACTTCCAGATAACCATTGTTAGTATGGCTATCCTGTTTGTCTCCATTATTATCATTGAAACCGTGGTGAAACTCCTGACTTCTGTGAGTAGAAAGGCTTTACAGGATGATGTTCCCCTGGATAAACTCCGGGAAGGAATGATACCTGCTTACAATATGTACCAGCAGGATGATGATGAAATCTTTGTGGATGATAAGAGTTTCACCCAAAAGGTAAAGGAATCCTTTAAAAAAAGGGACCCCAGCATAGTCACCGCCCCTAAAGGTAAACGTCTGGTGGGCACCCTGGCGGCAGGCTTAACTGACGATGATATTAACCTGTTAAAACAATTGAAGCAGGAAAATAAGATCCCAAATGAATTCAAGATTAAAAAAGGAGTTCCTTTCGCCCCCTCAATTTTGATCGGACTCATCATATCCCTATTCATTGGAGATCTAGTTCAAATAATACAGATGATACTTATCTGGATCCTGTGA
- a CDS encoding DUF2101 family protein — protein sequence MGVFSKFGDLIIGFFSLLGAVILSIPKIPQKLRNIDRGQIKDKIDTEKLKENVSRVKDNLDTKNYQNAQTPPSERKIPENNTETSKTSQSSQSDVLLISTPFTSKEKEDTIFRLQLLSSGFLILSVIYLFNFLSIILYGILGVLLAGYIIYLLFNRVKVMYGSEFPAYRDFFLMYLAVGIILVIVGNNSALVTAFSLSYFPSLTILIFAIVAVAVVYLLFRIRYHRDFTYGVVIETGEKMAYVKVEYDIRSNVKPDIYVVENDYGASDGDTVKLKTEKKIFSNSGNKPIRIMETVNKV from the coding sequence ATGGGAGTGTTCAGTAAATTTGGAGATTTGATAATTGGATTTTTCTCACTTCTGGGTGCAGTTATCCTGTCCATACCCAAAATTCCCCAAAAACTACGTAACATTGACCGTGGCCAGATTAAAGATAAAATCGATACAGAAAAGCTTAAGGAAAATGTATCCCGAGTGAAGGACAATCTGGACACCAAGAACTACCAAAATGCCCAAACCCCTCCCTCAGAAAGAAAAATTCCTGAAAACAATACAGAAACCAGTAAAACGTCACAGTCATCCCAGTCTGATGTCCTACTCATATCCACACCATTCACCTCTAAAGAAAAGGAAGACACCATATTCCGTCTCCAACTCTTATCATCGGGATTTTTAATTTTATCAGTGATATACCTGTTTAACTTCCTGTCCATTATCCTATATGGAATTTTAGGAGTTTTATTAGCGGGTTATATAATTTATCTCCTGTTTAACCGGGTTAAAGTCATGTATGGTTCAGAATTTCCTGCTTACAGGGATTTCTTCCTGATGTACCTGGCAGTGGGTATCATCCTGGTTATCGTAGGTAACAATTCAGCCCTGGTGACTGCCTTTTCATTGAGTTATTTCCCATCCTTAACTATCCTTATCTTTGCCATTGTCGCCGTGGCCGTAGTTTACCTTCTCTTCAGGATACGATACCACCGGGACTTTACCTACGGAGTGGTAATTGAAACTGGCGAGAAGATGGCCTACGTAAAGGTGGAATATGACATACGATCCAATGTGAAACCTGATATATACGTGGTGGAAAATGATTACGGTGCCTCAGATGGCGACACAGTGAAGTTAAAGACTGAAAAGAAGATATTCAGTAACAGTGGTAACAAACCAATACGTATTATGGAAACGGTTAACAAGGTATAA
- a CDS encoding phosphopantothenate/pantothenate synthetase: MHDMSPHHPRYQSLLLRDKMAKAYQEGILADTALIAHGRGEAFDYILGEKTNLPALNSIKAASAALLLAENPVLSVNGNTAVLTADEMVKLAQILPAKVEINLFYRTPQRVMKVEEVLKKAGTTEILGKEGDDYLPLNGLEGPRSRAHPEGVHRADVILVPLEDGDRAEALVALGKTVITIDLNPLSRTAQTSSITIVDNVVRAIPLIIEEISKLRGCRIDELEAIVHEFDNQRNIDSSLQLIAQYLEKDGK; the protein is encoded by the coding sequence ATGCATGATATGTCCCCCCATCATCCCCGTTACCAGTCCCTTCTTTTAAGGGATAAAATGGCCAAGGCTTACCAGGAAGGAATACTGGCTGACACCGCTCTTATTGCCCATGGCAGGGGTGAGGCCTTTGACTATATTTTAGGCGAAAAAACAAACCTCCCCGCATTAAATTCCATTAAAGCAGCAAGTGCTGCACTCTTACTGGCTGAAAACCCAGTTTTATCAGTTAATGGGAACACTGCTGTATTGACTGCCGATGAGATGGTGAAACTAGCCCAGATCCTGCCGGCTAAGGTGGAAATCAATTTATTCTACCGCACACCACAGAGGGTGATGAAGGTGGAGGAAGTTTTAAAGAAAGCCGGAACCACGGAGATACTAGGTAAAGAAGGGGATGATTACCTTCCTCTAAATGGATTGGAAGGTCCACGGTCCAGGGCTCACCCGGAAGGTGTGCACCGGGCAGATGTGATACTGGTTCCACTGGAAGATGGAGACCGGGCCGAAGCACTGGTGGCATTGGGTAAGACAGTTATAACTATTGATCTTAATCCTCTGTCTCGAACTGCTCAAACTTCATCCATAACTATTGTGGACAATGTGGTTCGAGCTATTCCCCTTATAATTGAAGAGATAAGCAAGTTGAGGGGATGTCGGATTGATGAACTGGAAGCAATTGTCCATGAATTTGATAACCAACGGAATATTGACAGTTCACTGCAGCTAATTGCACAGTATCTGGAAAAGGATGGTAAATAA
- a CDS encoding AAA family ATPase: protein MKVIGVTGMPGSGKSVVSRVAENLGMNVVRMGDVIRDEAHKRNESPGKVAVDLRKEFGKFVIAERCVTYIKNLSTPEEKHDSKKNPSSPKSTASNHSMVLIEGIRSPWEVEIFKNNFPDFKVIAIHSAPETRYLRLRKRMRSDDSAETREALKRDQRELKFGIGDVIASADFMVVNEGAKGKLKNTVRGILKNEL from the coding sequence ATGAAGGTAATTGGTGTTACCGGAATGCCGGGATCAGGTAAGAGTGTGGTTTCCAGGGTGGCGGAAAACCTGGGAATGAATGTGGTGCGGATGGGAGATGTTATCCGCGACGAAGCCCATAAAAGGAACGAATCACCCGGAAAGGTAGCTGTAGATCTGCGGAAGGAGTTTGGTAAATTTGTAATAGCCGAAAGGTGTGTAACATACATTAAAAACCTTTCAACCCCTGAAGAAAAACATGATTCTAAAAAAAATCCATCATCCCCTAAATCAACAGCTTCTAACCATTCTATGGTTCTTATTGAAGGGATTCGCAGCCCCTGGGAGGTAGAAATATTCAAAAATAACTTCCCTGATTTTAAAGTCATTGCCATACATTCTGCACCAGAAACCCGTTACCTTCGCCTACGGAAGAGAATGAGATCCGATGACTCTGCCGAAACCAGGGAAGCACTTAAAAGAGATCAGAGGGAGTTAAAATTTGGTATTGGTGATGTAATTGCCAGTGCAGATTTCATGGTGGTTAACGAAGGTGCTAAGGGGAAGCTAAAAAACACAGTAAGGGGTATTCTTAAAAATGAATTGTAA
- a CDS encoding RNA-binding domain-containing protein — protein sequence MNCKVVARATVNPTEDLDKIIKALSNVFHYEDIVIGEDSVTVTGNTSCLFPFKEFLEKRKIRETARKMIIKGWSEESKVITLKLSKQAAFAGMVNLVEDDLSPLGEIEVQISTENVEKFTSWLCG from the coding sequence ATGAATTGTAAAGTAGTTGCTAGAGCCACAGTCAATCCTACGGAGGATTTGGACAAGATCATAAAAGCTCTATCCAATGTTTTCCATTATGAAGACATAGTTATAGGCGAAGATAGTGTTACTGTCACGGGAAACACTTCCTGTCTCTTTCCCTTTAAGGAATTCCTTGAAAAAAGAAAGATCAGAGAAACTGCCCGTAAAATGATCATCAAAGGATGGAGTGAAGAGTCAAAGGTCATAACGTTGAAGTTGAGTAAGCAAGCCGCATTTGCGGGTATGGTTAACCTTGTAGAAGATGATCTTTCTCCCCTGGGAGAGATTGAAGTTCAGATAAGTACCGAAAATGTAGAAAAGTTTACCAGCTGGCTGTGTGGATAA
- a CDS encoding TIGR00289 family protein, with translation MKAAVLFSGGKDSTMAVYKAMKDGWTVEYLLSMHSENPHSYMFHVPNIHLTQLLSQAMGIPLIQAETPGMKEEELEDLRKALSELKDKGVEAIFTGAIHSQYQKSRIDQLCQELGLESIAPLWHRDPQEYMEEIIELGFEVVITSVSAEGLDESWLGRVITRELLEELRGLHEKYGLHLAFEGGEAETLVTDGPLFKKKLEILDSEKVWNFDNGHLIIKDAKLVEKD, from the coding sequence ATGAAAGCAGCAGTACTTTTTTCCGGTGGTAAAGACAGCACTATGGCAGTTTACAAAGCTATGAAGGATGGTTGGACTGTAGAGTATTTACTCTCCATGCATTCTGAAAATCCCCACTCCTACATGTTCCATGTTCCCAACATACACCTCACCCAGTTACTTTCCCAGGCCATGGGGATACCCCTTATTCAGGCTGAAACCCCGGGAATGAAGGAAGAAGAACTGGAAGATCTCCGCAAAGCCCTATCTGAACTTAAAGATAAGGGTGTGGAGGCAATTTTCACCGGAGCTATTCATTCCCAGTACCAGAAATCCCGTATTGACCAGTTATGCCAGGAACTGGGACTGGAATCAATAGCACCACTATGGCACCGTGACCCTCAAGAATACATGGAGGAGATCATTGAACTGGGATTTGAAGTCGTTATCACCAGTGTGTCTGCAGAAGGACTGGATGAATCATGGTTGGGCAGGGTTATCACCAGAGAGTTACTGGAAGAATTAAGGGGACTCCATGAAAAGTATGGATTGCACCTAGCATTTGAAGGAGGAGAAGCAGAAACACTGGTAACTGATGGGCCCCTGTTTAAGAAAAAGCTTGAAATTTTAGACTCAGAAAAGGTATGGAATTTTGATAATGGACACCTAATAATTAAAGATGCAAAACTGGTAGAAAAAGATTAA
- a CDS encoding peptidase, which produces MNLSDLIQYIKDFWNDGWEKKALIVMGVVVLIILVYAYNPFYARTNITGNEDSQIGPATPVPVTTPNTGTVGSNNSTNSTDNVTYLISEEQAKRIALQGNSGFRAGQPIQGTVVVNQTTTVVWIVPITKASQSRNVYVDVNTGKIVEV; this is translated from the coding sequence ATGAATTTAAGCGATTTAATTCAATATATAAAGGATTTTTGGAATGATGGTTGGGAGAAAAAGGCTCTGATTGTGATGGGGGTAGTAGTGCTCATCATCCTGGTTTATGCCTATAATCCATTTTATGCCCGAACCAACATCACGGGTAATGAAGATTCTCAGATTGGTCCGGCTACACCGGTGCCGGTAACCACGCCTAACACTGGTACGGTTGGTTCCAATAATTCCACCAATTCCACGGATAATGTCACCTATCTGATTAGTGAGGAACAGGCTAAAAGAATTGCATTGCAGGGTAATAGTGGTTTTCGTGCTGGGCAACCGATACAGGGGACAGTAGTTGTTAATCAGACCACAACAGTGGTTTGGATAGTTCCCATAACTAAAGCTTCCCAATCTAGGAATGTTTATGTGGATGTGAATACTGGAAAAATAGTAGAAGTATAA